The DNA segment TACTGTTGCTATCACCGACACCAATACAACAAAGGATCGCAAAAGGCATAGAAAGTGGGGGTCAGGCTCTTTTATGAACTGCGGGTTGCAATCCTCTCGCTTACCTCATAGTACATGCGTTATTaaggataaaaaatgaagaaacacgATATCTATAACGTATGTACATCTTTACCATCTGAAATGAGACAGTAACAAGAGATCTATACCTCGATTTGAAGGACCATTTGGGACGATGTTTAGTCTCAGAGCACCCACACAAAATGCCCTCCTAAGACCAAGAATCCTTCCTGTTTTGTCTAACAATCCAAAAGTTGCTTCTGTGCACGTACTTGGCTAAAATGTGGGTCCATCGATCTATTGTCCTCCTCTAATACTTGCAATACATAACGTACTTGGTTTGCTTTGCTATAATTCACTAGCATAAGCTTGATTTTGGAGCTTAATTAGTCATATTAATGGAAAAGTTATATCATTTGGAAGAAACGAAGAAACAGAAGACCAGAAAAGAATAGATTTGTGTCTTGTTTCTGTATATTGtattgcaaaagaaaatcacaGAGTATATATATGGTTGTGCGATGAGGAGATAGACATTCTCCTTTTCCTAAGAATCAGCAAAGAGATAAAAGGTaagatatacataaaaattatAGGCGTAATCTACAGCCTTAGTAGTTAGTAGATGGAGGTCTCTTAAACTATCGTGATGGTTAATCCAGCCGTTTTACTTCGTTACACTTTGGATGCCGCCTTTTTACCTACTATTGTGCTGtaggagaaaaaaatgaaatgggtATACACCAGCGCATTAATATAAAACACCAGCATACATAAAGTTCAAGGTGGTATATGCACCCGTGCgcgtgcgcacacacacacacacacaaaagtaAATACAACACTATTTTTTGACCATCTATGCTTTGATTGGTTTCGCTGGATTGTGGGTGGtttttcagaaatttgattCCACTAATGAACTTGAAAGTGTCACAACTGTAAGTCTTCAAAAAAACAGTTGAATCCTTAATCTGTATATGATTATCTGAATCATCACAAAACTCAATTCCTGCATTGGATTCTCATTGATTATTTTTAGACCTATAAATTTGGGTTAAACATCCTCAAGTGATGAAAGGATGCTAGAGAACTAAGAGAAGTGATTAGAACATTGAGGCCCAAGATGTTTTTGAACAGGTTAGTCTGGTGTGAAGGCGTTTCTCCCCACTCTCCTACTACTCTCCTTTGTTGCATAATAGACTGATCCCAGTTCCCACATGAACATTTCAAGCGTCTTGACTTTTGTATAGCTAGTAAGGGTTGCTTATgtgagaaaaaggaggaaacagctccctacttttttcttttcaagcacATATGCTGAACTGAAGCACTTCGGAAAAGGTTTGTATATTCATCAATGTTGTGGGCATCCGTTTCGTAAAACTGTTGTTTATGGCTGCCAAAATGAAACTCAACAGTAGGAGATATTCAGGCCGTCGCAAGGAAGTGTATGAGGAGCCAATTCTCAGATCCAAGGTGAAGAAAAGCTTGGAATGAAGATACTCGCAAGGCTTATCTGAAGAAGGGACATGAGGTAATGTTTAAGCAGAGCAAAGTGGAAGCTGTGAATAGAGAGAGTGAGCAGGAAATGTTCCGTATTAGACAACATATTCTACCTCTTTCCGCAGGCAGTACACACGACGCAGCTACTACTTCGGGAACTTTTCTCAGGTGGAGAGCCTCCGCCAATGAACGAGATCAAAGTCAACCTGTATCGCATCCATAAAGGTGCTCCACTGCTTGGCTTCAGAGTCAGGGATAGGAAAAAGGTGCGTATGGAAGGAGGTGTTGGTGAAATCACACTGTTGCAAGCATATCATAATTGAATCATGGGAACTTAGCGAGATTTGTGAATATGTCGTTGGGATTGGAAGGCAGGTGGAAACCAAATTCAAGACCAAGAAGAGCTGTTTCAGGTCATTTGCAAGTTTCCCTAATGTAAAGTTTTGCAACATTTCTAAAGAGATCCAATTTTGTGGCCAAAACCCTGGCTGGTTTTGTTTTTGCTATACAGAATATTTGGAAGAACCAACAGTGTGACTGGTACCACTCATTATATATACAGGAAATTGAGAGTTTAGTTACAGATGATTTGAATTGGTAGGGGCTGACAGCCCCGTATCATattctaaaagaaaaagtaaaaagagatTCTATAGATATCTTTCTACTAACACAGAAGTGCTTTATACTTTAAATAAAGCTACCAAAACCATTTCCACCAAGTAGAAACCTCGATTCTTAAGAAACAGAAATTCTTCAGGAATGCCGACTTCTTTGTCATTGAACGTAAATGAGTCCCTGaaaatataagaagaaaaaaactaatgaaatcCATCATGTTCATAGGGGAACAGTTTTAacaatttttattaatgtttatttttttgttctgaaTGAAAAGATTACTGATGGTTTGAGAAAAATATAGCAAAATCCAAACCTAAGACGCTGCACCTCAGCCAGGAACTATGGACTTTTGTCTTTTCTATAACAAAATAATTTCTGTTTCATCAACGACCCATCTGCCTTTCATTTTTATGGGCCTTTCTGGTTTGCCTGTGTGTGCTATGTCTTGTCTCATACAAGGATGAATGTAGAAGCACAGAATTGCAGACAAGGACTAATCTTTCATCTCCTCCACCAACGTATTCAATACGAAGTACATTTCATCACTTCTAAGATGAGATTTGTCAAAGGCCACAAACATATGAACGACCCCTCCCACCTCTATCCAGCTGCATCCAGCATTCTTCTCAATCCCTCTGTCTTTCATCAATCTCCTTGTGCTCCCCGCATCATCATATCTTCCCATTGATGCGTACAAGTTCGCGAGGATGATATAATCAGTGGGCTCACTGCAGCCCATTTCTGAAAGCTTACTCATGGCCAATTCAGCCCTTCTTACATCTTTTTTACTCCTGCAGCCATCTAGCAAGCTTCTCCATATCACGTCATCTGGTTCAATAGGCATTGCCTTGATGAGTTCCTCTGCTTCATCCAAGCGCCCAGACCTGCCAAGGATGTCCACCATGCAGCCATAGTGGTTCATCCTTGGCTCAATCCCATCCACTACCTTCATTCTTTCAAACTTGGCTCGCCCTTCTTCCACCATACCAGCATGGTTGCACGCGGACAGCACCGCCACATATGTACTCTCGTTTGGCCATGTCCCTGATACTTCCATCCTCGAGAACAGTTCGAGTGCCGATCTACCATCTCCTTGTAGAGCCAAACCAGCAATCATGGCATTCCAGGCAATAACATCTGGCTGAGGAATCCCGTCAAATATTTTCCTTGCAAACTCAATCATGCCACACTTGGAATACATATCAACCAGCGCAGTGGCCACCTTGATCGTCGGCTTGATCCCCTGCTTCCTCATGTACCAATGAATCCATCTCCCCGATTCGATGGCGCCTAGCTGGGCACAGGCAGAAAGCACGGAAACGAGTGTGCTCTCTGTCGGTGAGAGTCCAGGATCTCTAAGCATCTCCCGAAAGAGGCGCAGTGCCTCCGACGGCCGGTCATTCTGAGCATATCCAGATATCATCACCGTCCACAACACTTCATCCTtcatttcaattgaatcaaacaCATTTCTGGCCTCCGCCATCCTGCCAGATTTCACGTATCCATCTGCCATCGATGTGGCCGAGACCAAATCTCGCTCAGACATTTTTCCGAACACTTGACATGCGTTCTCGAGCCTTGAAGAACTGCAATACAGACGAATGAGATTGTTCTGTATATACTTGTCGGAACCAAGGCCGCACTTCAGAACCCTGCCGTGAATCTGCATGCCCTCACTGAGCGCAAGCTCCTTGATGC comes from the Nymphaea colorata isolate Beijing-Zhang1983 chromosome 14, ASM883128v2, whole genome shotgun sequence genome and includes:
- the LOC116267462 gene encoding pentatricopeptide repeat-containing protein At5g48910-like, which produces MALFSASHQLLNPTTTIQACPPISPPSSTGREQNPAHGATLRLLPAIQECTTLRQLKQVHSRALRAHLLGDAVVAGKLVSLAGVLGAGDLRYASLLFDQIEKPSLFAWNSMIRAFAWSQTASGCAALSFFLRMQAWGVEPNKHSYTFALMACIKELALSEGMQIHGRVLKCGLGSDKYIQNNLIRLYCSSSRLENACQVFGKMSERDLVSATSMADGYVKSGRMAEARNVFDSIEMKDEVLWTVMISGYAQNDRPSEALRLFREMLRDPGLSPTESTLVSVLSACAQLGAIESGRWIHWYMRKQGIKPTIKVATALVDMYSKCGMIEFARKIFDGIPQPDVIAWNAMIAGLALQGDGRSALELFSRMEVSGTWPNESTYVAVLSACNHAGMVEEGRAKFERMKVVDGIEPRMNHYGCMVDILGRSGRLDEAEELIKAMPIEPDDVIWRSLLDGCRSKKDVRRAELAMSKLSEMGCSEPTDYIILANLYASMGRYDDAGSTRRLMKDRGIEKNAGCSWIEVGGVVHMFVAFDKSHLRSDEMYFVLNTLVEEMKD